A window of the Peptostreptococcaceae bacterium genome harbors these coding sequences:
- the truA gene encoding tRNA pseudouridine(38-40) synthase TruA, producing the protein MKNIKLTIEYDGTDFCGWQKQVGLRTVEGVLNNALSVVLNEEVSIIGSGRTDAKVHALGQVANFKSETQIALDRFSRAVNAYLPPDVAILSAEEVPMDFHSRYDPKRKTYLYRVQNGSVCRPVYRNYAYHYYRNLEEEKMRKALQMFIGEHDFKAFMSSGSKIKKTVRTIYKAKISRENDLLIMEVEGNGFLYNMVRRIVGIVLEAGSGSLEIGEIPKILEDKDNRRTMRLAPPQGLYLKTVKYID; encoded by the coding sequence GTGAAAAACATAAAACTTACTATTGAATATGACGGGACTGATTTCTGCGGATGGCAGAAGCAAGTAGGTCTAAGGACTGTCGAGGGAGTCCTGAACAATGCATTGTCAGTTGTTTTAAATGAAGAAGTGTCAATCATTGGCTCCGGGAGAACAGATGCAAAGGTCCACGCATTGGGACAGGTTGCCAATTTTAAATCGGAAACTCAAATTGCATTGGACAGATTTTCGCGGGCGGTGAATGCATACCTTCCTCCGGATGTGGCAATACTTTCGGCAGAGGAAGTTCCTATGGATTTTCATTCGAGATACGATCCAAAAAGAAAAACATATCTATACAGGGTTCAAAACGGGAGTGTATGCAGACCTGTTTACAGAAACTACGCATACCATTATTATCGCAATCTCGAAGAAGAAAAAATGCGGAAGGCGCTTCAAATGTTTATAGGGGAGCATGATTTCAAGGCATTCATGTCTTCTGGATCGAAAATAAAGAAGACGGTTAGGACGATTTATAAGGCGAAAATTTCCCGGGAAAACGATCTGCTTATTATGGAAGTTGAAGGAAACGGTTTTTTGTACAACATGGTCAGGAGAATAGTCGGAATAGTGCTTGAAGCAGGAAGCGGAAGTCTGGAAATTGGTGAAATTCCTAAAATACTAGAAGACAAAGACAATAGGCGAACAATGCGATTGGCTCCGCCTCAGGGTCTTTATCTAAAAACGGTAAAATATATCGATTAG
- a CDS encoding energy-coupling factor transporter transmembrane protein EcfT produces MLRDITIGQYYPVESMVHRRDPRLKILSVFGFVIVLFLVDSLSNYLYVAALLGIVIALSKVPLKYILKGLKPIFLIILFTFTINMFLTRGEVLYEIGIFKITREGLNQAVFMSLRLVFLIIGTSILTLTTSPIELTDGIEKLLGPFKKIGVPAHELAMMMTIALRFIPTILEETDKIMKAQMARGADFESGNIVKRAKSLIPLLVPLFIGAFRRADDLATAMEARCYRGGKSRTRMKQLKFNRGDAAGSIMVFLCFGYLIFLRFR; encoded by the coding sequence ATGCTTAGAGATATAACTATAGGACAGTACTATCCCGTCGAATCAATGGTTCATCGCAGGGATCCGAGGCTTAAGATATTATCTGTTTTTGGATTCGTTATCGTTCTGTTTTTAGTCGATTCATTGTCCAATTATTTATATGTGGCCGCACTTTTAGGGATTGTGATAGCCTTGTCGAAAGTCCCTCTGAAGTACATACTTAAAGGGCTTAAACCGATATTCTTGATAATTCTGTTTACCTTCACAATTAATATGTTTTTGACGCGTGGAGAGGTTCTTTATGAAATTGGGATTTTCAAAATCACTAGGGAAGGCTTGAATCAGGCGGTTTTCATGAGTCTTAGACTCGTATTCCTTATTATAGGGACATCAATCCTGACGTTGACAACATCTCCGATAGAACTGACTGACGGAATAGAAAAGCTCCTTGGTCCATTTAAGAAAATAGGAGTGCCGGCACATGAATTGGCAATGATGATGACCATTGCGCTAAGATTCATTCCGACAATACTTGAGGAGACTGACAAGATAATGAAGGCCCAAATGGCAAGAGGGGCCGATTTTGAAAGTGGAAACATTGTAAAGAGAGCCAAAAGCCTTATTCCACTGCTTGTTCCTCTATTCATAGGGGCATTCAGACGCGCGGATGATTTGGCCACCGCCATGGAGGCAAGATGCTACAGAGGCGGCAAAAGTAGAACCCGTATGAAGCAGCTTAAGTTTAATAGAGGTGACGCGGCGGGTTCGATTATGGTATTTTTATGTTTTGGATATCTGATATTTTTAAGGTTCAGATGA
- a CDS encoding DUF2179 domain-containing protein → MEALILKGLYIFLARVIIAALVSIRTILMTKNKKFFSSFIGFFESLLFIVVLGTVMNDLDNIWFIGAYAIGFSVGNYVGIMIEEKIALGELVLRIIVDQREDRLVDELRKNGFGVTVIKGEGRDGERYLLFISLKRRDLNRIYEIIEKNHVSSFICTSDGRVNKGGVFRGRTRH, encoded by the coding sequence GTGGAAGCATTAATTTTAAAAGGTTTGTACATTTTTTTGGCGCGTGTAATAATTGCAGCGCTGGTGTCTATCAGGACCATTCTGATGACTAAAAACAAAAAGTTCTTTTCATCATTTATAGGATTCTTTGAATCCCTTCTTTTCATAGTGGTATTGGGTACTGTAATGAATGACCTAGATAATATATGGTTCATAGGAGCCTATGCCATCGGATTTTCGGTGGGCAATTATGTTGGAATAATGATAGAAGAAAAAATTGCGTTAGGAGAGCTTGTGCTCAGAATCATCGTTGATCAAAGAGAGGACCGATTGGTTGACGAGCTCAGGAAAAACGGCTTTGGCGTAACTGTTATAAAAGGTGAAGGCAGAGATGGAGAAAGGTATCTTTTGTTTATAAGCCTAAAGCGCCGGGACTTAAATAGAATTTACGAAATAATAGAAAAGAATCATGTGAGCAGCTTCATTTGCACAAGCGACGGAAGAGTCAACAAAGGCGGAGTTTTCAGAGGAAGAACTAGACATTGA